Part of the Amblyomma americanum isolate KBUSLIRL-KWMA chromosome 7, ASM5285725v1, whole genome shotgun sequence genome, aggtcgtgggttcggatcccaccggcggcatggttgttttttctgctgctttgtaagtaattatctttaaaaaaaagaaactaattgattggcactagatattaaaaaaaaacattcccctatgcaccttgctttcggtgactgttggcttccttaatatgtttgtcaaccaAGCCCctgacttcatttgccttgtctgctaatagcttaaagggggtctcggttctggcaggcttgatgccataggtagtataagagggctctcgccgttagatgacgttctacgtcacacttgcggtattacaggacgtgctacgtccaccgcttggacgagggtggcgctggtgaacactctcaaggttcgcttacacgaaaaacataaatacccacgaaagcagcagattggacagccgtcgccgaggCTCAGTTGGtaatagcaccggacgcgatattcggaggtcgtgggttcggatcccaccggcggcatggttgtttttctgctgctttataagtaattatccttaaaaaaaagaaactaattgattggcactagatattaaaaaaaagaaacattcccctatgcaccttgctttcggtgactgttggcttccttaatatatatatatatatatatatatatatatatatatatatatatatatatatatatatatatatatatatatatatatatatatatatataggttgcgttggctccgcaggatAAAGATTTCAGacaagtgggcacttctacagcgacacatttatttatcaacgtttcgaccgcggtgaggtcttcttcaggactgtcctGAAGAAcacaccgcggtcgaaacgttgataaataaatgtgtctctgtagaagtgcccagttctcttaaatatatatatatatatatatatatatatatatatatatatatatatatatatatatatatatatatatatatatatatatatatatatatatatatatagcagacaagtttaaggaaatgagggactcgtctTTGACAAACATATACAGGGAGCCAACagttgttggctcccttcatatgtatATACattgtaaagacgaagatgtgacaacgaggtagcggcagtgctatcgctgagcgcgtgctgctgccgggctctagaataaccgcggacgcctagaaggcctcgttctgcgcctggttctgcctccctggttctggtggtgcctgagctattaaaccccATTTCAAGTGGTGGAGGTTACTCCTGATCCCGTCCTGGAGCTCCGCAGCAGCACTGTAACGTCAGCAATGCCGAATAACGCCCCCCTGGCTCCCCAGCCACCGGCTGCTCCGCTTGTCTGCTCCGGCACACCTCGACAACGGGACCCGGCTGTCTTCAGTGTgctcggcgactctgacgtcgaggactggttggcttcctacgagcgggtcagcacgcacaaccgctgggacgacgccaggaaactaaacaacgtcatcttttacctggcTGATGTCGCCAACATCTGGTTCCGTAACCACGAAGCCgatatcgccacatggtccacgttcaagacgagcttcactgaggtatttggccgtcctggcgtgcgcaaacttcgcgccgaacagcgcttacGCGAACGGGCTCAGCAGCCTGGCGAGACATTTGCTAGTTATATTGAGGACGTGGTGGATCTTTGCAAGCGCGTGAACAGCGAGTTGACCGAGGCTGATAAGATCCAAAATATCACGAAGGGTATCAATAAAGATGCGTTCCAAATGCTTCTAGCCAAGCAGCCGGCCACCGTGGCCTCCgtcatcagcttgtgccagagctacgaggagttccgcaagcaacgcgtcctCACTCGTCGCACCGTACAGCCTGCCGACGTCCTGTCCGCTGATGTCGAGACCGCAGGAGGGCAGCAGCTCAGGCATGACATTCAGAAGTTCATTCGAGAGGAGATCGCACGCCAACTAGCGCTCATCTCTGGAGTTCGGAACCCCCCGCCAGCGCTGTCTCCCACCCTTCAGCAGACAATCCAAGCccaagtcgcggaggccctgccacccctgccccagcaacctgtggctgcccctcttacgtacgccgccgTTTTTGCCAGACCACCATCCCATCCCTTGAGCCCTTTTCAAGACGCCACTCAAGCGCCGCCACCTTCGACGCCCCCGCCTGATTTCTCGTATCGGGCTCAGGTGGCACAACCGTCGACTCGCTTCACGCCGGCAGTCTCGCACTACGGTTGTTTGTGGCGTACTCGCGACAATAGGCCTATTTGCTTTGActgcggcttcgccggccatgtagCCCGCTACTGCCGCAGACGTCCTTCGCCTGCTGACGTCCTGCCACCATCTGCGTATGGGTCTTACATACAGCCACCCCGCGTGCAAGCAGACCCATTGTCTCCTGCCTTCTCCACCAACCGCCAGGCTGCCACCTCTCATTGTTCCTCTTCTCCGCGGCGCCGTTCCCTATCTCCTATGCGCCGTCGGGCCAGCCCTTCCGCTGCGGAAaactaatgagcgcagttcccgaggcaagagGTGCGTCCCCTGGGAACTCTACAAGGCCTCTGCTCTCACCAACAAACTTGTCGAAGGTGTTGCAACCTGTGCTCTCGTGGACACCGGAGCTGCTGTCTCAATTATGGTCGCGAAATGTTGTCGAAAACTGAAGAAAGTCATGACGCCATTTTCGGGAGtttctcttcgcactgctaccgccgaacaggtcgagccgctcgcaacctgcaccgcgcaagtcgttattcaagacgtcttgtacaTCATTCAATTCCTGATCCTCTCCTCTTGCTCTCATGACGTAATTCTAGGATGGGACTTTCTTTCTGAGCACTCCGCCGTCGTCGATTGTGCCCGCGCCGAAGTTACTTTCTCTGCCCTGCCCAACGCCTACCCGGCCGCACCGTCTCCTGAATATCCGGCCAAAGTACACCTGTCTCACGATGTCAAGCTCCCGGCAAATTCCTCTGtccttgtatccctctcgtgcgcCTCACCACGCAACCAACCTGCTGTAACTGTACTCTTTACCCCCTCGGAGTTATTTCTTCGCCGCAAGAACATGCCGCTACCCTTCGCTGTCCTCACGGTAACCTCCGGAACGACAGCCATGCTCGTCAGCAACCCTCTCTCATCTCCAGTGACCCTGATTCATGGTGAATGCCTTGGGTGCGTCGAACCGGCTAAACTTCTGCAACTTGACGACGACCGAGAAACTGCTCTCCCGCCATCGCTGGACTCTCTTACTCCTGTTCCCCTGTCACCCCCACCGCCCTCTGACATTCTGTGTAGCGCCAGCGATCAAGATCTCACTTCTCCCTACCGTGACCAGCTGTTCCACCTGTTACACCAATTTCGTTCATCGTTTGACGCGTGCCAGTCTCCCCTCAGGCGTTCTTCACATGTCCACCATACCATAGATACcggctcccatccacctctgcgacagcgcctATATCGCGTGTCAGCGACAGAGCGTCGAGTTCTCAACGAGCAAGTGGACGACATGCTCTAGCGTGGgattatacagccgtcgcacagcccttggtcatctccagtcgtgctggttcgaaagaaagatggctccataagattctgtgtggattatcgccgcctaATCACAATAACTAGGgaagacgtttatcctctaccacgcatcgatgacgccctcgattgtcTGCAAGGTGCGGAATTCTTTTCGTCCCTGGATCTGCGGTCTGGATACTGGCAAATCCGCATGGCCAAATGCGATcttgaaaaaactgctttcgtcgCGCCCGACGGACTatacgaatttaacgtcatgccatcCATCAAGGATCCATCgggtcgccttggccgctgggctctGCGCCTCTAGGAGTACAACATTCGAGTCGTCTATCGCTTTGACcgtaagcactctgacgccgacgcCCTCTCCCGGTCTCCGCTGCCTTCCGACACTGCGACCATCTCGAGCATTGACTCCGAGCTGTCCTCGTTGCGCCCGGTAAACATGCTtgtggaacagcgcaaggaccCCTGGATTACATCTCTCGTGCACCATCTGTCCGGGCCCCCTAAGGCAGCTGCCTCTCGCTCACTTCGGCGACAAGCCCGCCACTTCACTCTGCATGACGGTCTCCTCTATCGTCGCAATTACATGCCCTacggtcgaaaatggctcctcgtcatcccTCGCCAACTACGAGCTGAAATCTGCGCCTCTGTCTATGCCGACCCCCAGACTGCTCatgctggtgttttgaaaacctacactcgacttcggcaccggtactactggcgtggaatgtacagctttttacgcaagtacattcaCTAACGCATTGCGTGCCAACGCCGCAAATCTCCGTCACAGCGCCTTTCTGGCCCATCGCAGCCATtaccttgccctgcccgtccCTTTGATCGCGTCGGCATCTATCTTTACGGGCCCCTGCCCTCTACCCCTTCAGGTCACCGTTGGGTTATAGTCCCCATagaccatctcacgcgctatgctgaaacggTGGCTCTTCCGGCGGCTACAGCGCGAGATGTGGCCTTCTTCATtctccgccacggcgcccctcgtgagcttctgagcgaccgcggccgtgtgtttttatccgaggttgtccaggcgcttctgcaagagtgccgcatcgttcacagaacctgcacagcgtaccatcctcagaccaacggcctcacccaACGGTTTAACCCGACACTcggtgacatgctcaccatgcatatcagtcccgaccattccaactgggacctcgttcttccgttcgtcacctacgcatataataccgccgtccagtccaccacaggctattctccgttctttcttctttacggccgcgaaCCTACAAGCATGCTTGACACCATTCTTCCCTACCACCTTGATGCATCTGACTGCGCAACTGCTTCTGAAATTGCCAagtatgccgaggaatgccgccagctcgCCCGTTCCCTCACGTCCGCTGACCAGAATCGTCAAAAAGAGCGTCGGGATTCCGGTAGTCAAACTCACGTACCCCTTTCCCCCGGCTCACTTGTCTGGATCTGGATCCCGGCTGGCTCTCCTGGCCTGTCGTCCAAATTCCAAGCCAAATATCAAGGCCCTTACCGTGTTCTTTCTCAACCTTCCCCTGTGAACTATGTCGTCGAACCACTGACACCCTCCTCTGACCTTCGCCGTCGTGGCCGTGAAACGGTGCATGTCAGTCGCCTCAAGCCTTACCATGACCCCTTGATCTGCActacgccttgagtcgccaggatggctcctttcatccccgggggccattgtaaagacgaagatgtgacaacgaggtagcggcagtgctatcgctgagcgcgtgctgccgccgggctctagaataaccgcggacgccttgaaggcctcgttctgcgcctggttctgcctcCCTGGTTCTGGTGCtgcctgagctattaaaccccctgtcaacatatatatatatatatatatatatatatatatatatatatatatatatatatatatatatatatatgtgtgtgtatgtgtatgtgtatgtgtatgtgtatgtgtatgtgtatgtgtatgtgtatgtgtgtgtgtgtgtgtgtgtgtgtgtgtgtgtgtgtgtgtgtgtgtgtgtgtgtgtgtgtgtgtgtgtgtgtgtgtgtgtgtgtgtgtgtgtgtgtgtgtgtgtgtgtgtgtgtgtgtgtgtgtgtgtgtgtgtgtgtgtgtgtgtgtgtgtgtgtgtgtgtgtgtgtgtgtgtgtgtgtgtgtgtgtgtgtgtgtgtgtgtgtgtgtgtgtgtgtgtgtgtgtgtgtgtgtgtgtgtgtgtgtgtgtgtgtgtgtgtgtgtgtgtgtgtgtgtgtgtgtgtgtgtgtgtgtgtgtgtgtgtgtgtgtgtgtgtgtgtgtgtgtgtgtgtgtgtgtgtgtgtgtgtgtgtgtgtgtgtgtgtgtgtgtgtgtgtgtgtgtgtgtgtgtgtgtgtgtgtgtgtgtgtgtgtgtgtgtgtgtgtgtgtgtgtgtgtgtgtgtgtgtgtgtgtgtgtgtgtgtgtgtgtgtgtgtgtgtgtgtgtgtgtgtgtgtgtgtgtgtgtgtgtgtgtgtgcgcgcgcgcgcgcgtgtgtgtgtgtgttaatcttctttcactccctcctttatcccttcccttacggcgcggttcaggtgtccaacgatatatgagacagatactgcgccacttccattccaccaaaaaccaattattattaaggaagccaacagtcaccgaaaccgaggtgaatgggggaatgtttctaatttgttttttttatttgtagtgccaatcagttggtttatagaaaattacttataaagcagtagaaaaaacaactatgccgccggtgggatcccaacccaagacctccgaataacgcgtccggtgctctaccaactgagctacggcgacggctgttcaatccgctgctctcgtgggtatttatgtttattgagtgtaagctaaccttgagagtatatatatatatatatatatatatatatatatatatatatatatatatatatatatatatatatatatatatatatatatatatatatatatatatatatatattccctcatgcaagaagacgccaaagatgacgaATAGGTGTACGGGCGCGAGgctggaagaggaagaagctAAAACGCGCGGGGACTCTTGCTGTTtcaccagtaaaccgttttatcTGCGAGCTCGCCTAGAGGTTTTACCGAGTCGTGACACTGGCGGAGGTTCTGGGTATGCACCTGCTGGAACTAGCCATCATTTTGTGGTGCAGCTAGCGTTCTCTCGTGCCGCTGTACGCAGTAACAGTGTTACAACCTGTAACCGCGGTTCCGTGGGGTTTTGCAAAGTTATACGGTAGTAGTCGCACTCAGACGAAAAAGCAGAAGATAAAGAACAAGAGAGCGGACCTTGGGTACCGAATGTGCGTGTGAACGAATACGAGAAGAGACGGCTGTTGTCGGAAATACGCCGGCGTTAATGGCTAGCCCGAAGGCAGCAATTCGGTCGAAAAACAAGTTCCATTCATCTCGTGTTGGAGGACGTTCGTTTCTTGGCTCGTACTGCGCAAAACTTGCTTCTCAAGGGACCATCTGATGGCGCCTCATTTATGATGATCAAAAGTTCGTCGCTGAGATTTGTAATGGCGCCACGTTGCGCTGACGAACGGGCAGCCGACGGTTGCTGTCTTCAGTATATGCCTTGAGTTATCGATTAGCAGTCCTATTTCTAAATAAAATAACAGTGCAGAAATATGCCAGCGTGCCTTACCAAGCTCAGCTACACGCGTGCAATCGATGGCGTGCGCAGTGGGAACGCAGTTGCGCCCCCTCCGCCCCCTAGCAGACatggtgaagggggggggggtgcaaattTTGTATCATATTGTTCCCTGCTGCCGAGAATACATAAAAGAGCGCTAGCATGAAGTTTTGCTCCCATTATGAGGGCTCCTATGCACGCCTATGCGAGCGATAACCGCACACAACACGGCTATCAGCGTTGATCAGCAGGCAAGGTTTAAGAGGCGCGACAGATAGGCTTTCAAAGTGATTTACCTCAATAAGTATTATCACTTCATTGTTTCCAATGTGTTATCGAATGGCTCTTTCACCCTTCCGTTCACAACAAAGTTATGGACCTCGACGGCCTTCTTGTATTTTATTTCCTCTCTCTTTAACGAACTGCATCTACTGGCGAGAAAGCCGTAAATGCCGGAAAAGTCAAGCTCAGGCCAATATGTTGATCCCATAGCACTGTCGGCCACAGTCAACTACACTGGGTCGCAGTCGCACCTCGCTACCTTCGCATTGCAGCGACGGCGATCGTCGCCGCTCGGCGATGACGCGTAGTCGTGCTTGCCAGTTCGCTTTTTAGTTGACGCTGCCATCGCCGACACACAAAAGCATATCAAACGTCGCATGAAGGCCGGGCGCGATTAGAATGAACGGAACGGTATTGAAAGCACGCTCAAGGTACTCGTGCGACAGCTAAAACAAAACGATAAAACGGCCACACCAGGACTCGCGGAAGTACGAACAGTGTACAGCACGGCTAATTCACGCAACTTACACATCCGCGAGAGGCTGCGAAAGCCGTCGACACGGTTAGCGCTGCTGACAGAGGCGGTTGTCTGCACTCGGAGGTCCGGTAGCCTGCGCCACAAAATGGCGCATGACGGCTTCCGCcgcaggaagtgacgtcacgtgaatactcCTTGTAGAAAATTTCACCACCACCCCCGCCCCCTTGGCGATAGTCTGCGGATCGTAAGGCTGACGTCAAATCCTGTATTTTGAGAGCTTTGACAGGCGCGCCAG contains:
- the LOC144096864 gene encoding uncharacterized protein LOC144096864; its protein translation is MPNNAPLAPQPPAAPLVCSGTPRQRDPAVFSVLGDSDVEDWLASYERVSTHNRWDDARKLNNVIFYLADVANIWFRNHEADIATWSTFKTSFTEVFGRPGVRKLRAEQRLRERAQQPGETFASYIEDVVDLCKRVNSELTEADKIQNITKGINKDAFQMLLAKQPATVASVISLCQSYEEFRKQRVLTRRTVQPADVLSADVETAGGQQLRHDIQKFIREEIARQLALISGTTIPSLEPFSRRHSSAATFDAPA